Below is a genomic region from Belonocnema kinseyi isolate 2016_QV_RU_SX_M_011 chromosome 4, B_treatae_v1, whole genome shotgun sequence.
TACTTGAAGTTGATAATGTGCTACGTCACGTAATTTTAACAATGTANNNNNNNNNNNNNNNNNNNNNNNNNNNNNNNNNNNNNNNNNNNNNNNNNNNNNNNNNNNNNNNNNNNNNNNNNNNNNNNNNNNNNNNNNNNNNNNNNNNNTGGAAGTCTGTCGCTTCTTGTTAAACATAGAATCTTCAacctcaacttttaaattgttgaaattcggattctacgttaaaatttccattaggtACTCACGGagcaatcgcaatacttttttttgcggcgttaaaaatttttaacaaatgtcaTTAACTACTGCTGAGGGTGACTTCAAACGCATTCATAACGGCTTAAGTAGTATGTTGCATgcgatgtttaaaaataaaatgcaaaattggcaaataaatgtaaataaatatatgtaataatttataggTCTAATTTAATACCTGCTCCGATAAGAATAAtctgaaaaatgagaaattaaacaaatcaTTTACCTGCAGTCCTGAAATCTCGTCTCGCAACCTCAAATATCTTTGCTTTAAGGACATtgcttgactgctctcacttgcatcaCAGCGTTGTCTTTTgaagtttccactgcgtggcgctagcatccagacaaaattcctAAAGTTACCGACGAAACGCTTATTAACAGCttctaaaagaagatgcacttgaagtcaccttcGGCCCATATAAATGAcaggtatatttatttttttaagtccttaatactgaaagaaaaagcaTTGCGATTACTCCCTGAGTTTCTAacgcaaattttaacgtagaatccgaattacaACACTTTACAAGTTGATCTTGCTGTCTTTCGAGTTTTTTAAGCAGGAACCAAAGAAGGACCATTTGGCTTCTTTCGGTCTTTTTGATCCGGCAGGGAAtgcataattatatatttgatcCCACAGTGATATCGGGTAATGCCAAATTTCCTGAAAAGAGATGTTTAGAATGATTCGTATCATAATCTGTTGGACTATCGAAGCCAGTATGAACGTACTACCTTGCAGGAGAGCATTAGGGTGTGAGAATGAAGCCCTAGTGTGTCTGACGATGAATTGACTTTGCCCTCGTCAAAGGCGCAAAGTCCTTATATTTAGCCCTTGGAAGTATAAGGGTTATCTCCCCAGGACAGCAGACTTACCTGCGATTGCACAAGGGTTCTTAATGTGGGGTCTATCCTATACTCCtggcatttataaataaaaccaaaGCATCACAAATTGATCTTAAAGCTAGAACCTCAAAACATCATTGTAAAAGAGACCCTGCTTAAGTATGCTACGTCAAAAAGTCTAATCTTATGGGCAGCATCCAATGGTGAAGAGGATTGTTATTCCTGCAAGAGCGATGTaactggattaaaaaaaagaagcattGCTTACGTCAATATTTTGACAGTAATAAAATCATTCAAGATGTGCAACTCCGATGAGCAAGTCATTGCAGGAAACGGAATCATTTCTTCTCGGGAAAGCTTAGACATCCAAGAAGATGCTAGAGAAGAAAAATCATCCAGTAAATCTGACATTCACAAAAATATGTAGGAAGTAAAGAAAAAAACCAAAACTTTTCTCAAAAGAAGAATTGCAACGTACTGATAATCAGTGAGCAGTATGAAGACATAAGTGACCCTAAATGGTTCACCAACAAAATTGGGTACTGCTGCTAACTGATTTAAGATTTGATGAAGATTGCAGTCAAGAACCGCGGCTCTAGATGTGGATATGTGTGGGTTAAGTGCAGTAGCATCACATATCTAAGCTTCTATCTTGTCCCAAACGAAAGAATGAAGGACTTCCATGATAAACTCGGTGATCCGGAAGAATTTATCCAAAATGTAGAAGGAGAAGTGATGGTTTCTCGCGACTTTAATGCTAGAGCTCTGGAATGGGGTATGCCAAAAACCAAAATTAAGATCAAGAGGAAAGCGAATCATGGAAATGGCAGCAAGGAGGCGATTGATAGTTCTGAACAACGGCAGGACGCCTACTTTCAGGCGACCAGCTTTTAGAGGAATTATGCCCGACATCTCCTTATAAACGAAGGGATTGGTGACATTGATAGATGCGTGGGACGTAATCGAAGATTATGTCAGTGAAGAAAAAAGTGCTTCAGCTTACGGTGAAAATCCCAGCGAGCGCTGAAAAAGCGGCCAGCAGAAGCGACCATCAGGAGGACAGAGTTTAAAGCAGCGAAGAAGCAACTTCGAACTGCTATTATGCAAAGCAGAAGATCTTGATGGAATACACTCTGCAGAGAGGTGGACAACGAACCTTTGGGGCTGGGATACAAGATTAGTACACGCAAATTTGGAACCTTAGCATCGGCAGACGCGCATGACCAGGAAACCATGACACGTAACATAGACATAATGTTTTTCACGCACCAGATCAGAAGCCAGGATACTATGGAAATCTACAGTGCAAATGTGCCGCTTTTCACTGAGAAGGAAGGAGACCTGAATTCCCCGTCAGCAAACAGACCAGTATGTATGCTCGACACTGCTGGTATGTTACTAGAGGAATTGCTGAACCCCCGCCTTCAGACAGCTGTACAAGCGGCAGGAGATCTGTTAAAAAATCAGTAAGGGTTTAGGAAAATGCCATTTACGGTGAATGTATTACAGTAGTTAGCAATAGCTGCGCGAGCACTTTTAACGTTACCCTAGACGTTAAAAATGCATTCAACTCACCTAGGTGGACAGAAATATTTTATGCACTCTAGAACAACTTTCGAGTATCGCCCTACATCTTACGTATAGTGAAGATCTATCTGCAAGATAGAGTTTTACTGTACAAAATAGAGGGAGGGACCTACAAAAAACAGATCACCGCAGGGGCAGCACAGGGGTCCATATTAGGTCCAGATTTGTGAAACATCTAATAGGATGGCATCCTTCGTATGAAGATGGCCGAGGATACTTCCCTGATGGGATACGCAGATGACATCGCTGCGATTATTTCGTCTCGAAATAAGAAGGTAGCCCAGTGGAAACTGAATCAGGTGATGATGCGCACCAGTAGATGGATGGTGGAACACGGTCTTAGTTTGGCTATCCAGAAGACTGAAATCGTCGTACTTACGACCAAAGAATAGACACCATCATCCCGCTGGGGGTGGGAAATCAGGACACCGTGAAAAAAGAGAGCTGTACAACATTTTGTCTTACTGATGAACACAAAGCACAAATTCTGGGAGCAGATCAAGAAAGCCTCCCAAAAGGCTGCCAACGTAACCACAGCCCTAAGCAGACTCATGGCCAATTATAGAGGCCCGAAATCAAGCAAGCGTCGTCTATTGATGTCGGTGACAACATCAATTCTGTTGTACGGTGCCGAAATCTGGGCAGATGCaatcaaaatgaaaaagtatAGAAAGCGAATGGCAGAGGTGCAAAAGCTGGGAGCGCTCAAAGTAGCTTGCTCTTACCGCACGGTTTCGGAGCCAGCTATATTTATTATAGCTGGAGTAATACCATTCGTTCTCCAACCCAGGGAGCGCAAGTACATTTACCAGAAGAAGGCAGAAATAGGTAAACTAGAGGCAAAGGGGCAAGGCAGAGCTTACATAATGGAGCAATGGAGTGCGGGATGGAGAGAAGACTCTAGGGACAGATGAACAGCCAAAGTCGTAAGCCGACTAGACAAGTGGGTGGATAGAAAACATGGCGAAACCAATTATTTCCTTACAATGTTTCTCACGGGGTATGGGCTATTCCAAACATATCTTCACAAAAGAGGAAATAGAGCGCAGAGTGTGACTAAGGAGATGAGGAAGAAGAAGACGCTCACCATACCGGCTTCCTATGCAAAAGATGAGCCGCTGAGAGACAAATTCTTGAGCAACAGATTGGCCAAATATATCAACAGATATCGCCAAAAAGCATCGTTCAAGTAATGCTCACTAGTACCGAAAACTGGAACAATGTAGCTGGATATGTTGAGACTATGCTACGATATAAGTAACAAAAATAGAGCCTCAACCTACTATGAGCTCATCTATCTAATTGTGAGGATCAGTCATGCCTTATCAAGATGTCGAAGGCCACATCCAATCAGGATGTGGAAGACCGACGAGCCCGATGTGCAGAACATCCGCACTACTGAGGACGATGCGTACATCTTGATTGGAACACCCAGCTGACAAAGAAGAAGACCTGAACAGGTCTAACAGGCCTTAACAGGTAAGAAAACGGCATCCCCTCAAGTAATGAGAAAGCAGTTCCGAGGAGAATCATGCCAAAGTGTGGTGTTTTTTAGTGGATCGTTAAAAGTCGCATTATAATGAATATATTGAGATCTTTGTTCATATTTGTATACAGTAAGATCACTGTAGTGATGCTATCAATATCCCCACACTACCGTTAAATGCGGACCCTTCTCGGTGTGTTGTTAGAACATTTTTCACTAGCCCTCGTAAGCGAAAAAACCTTTCTCTTCCCCTCTTTTTCTATAAACACAAACCACTGCTTCTTTGGTTTTTTCAACTATAATCCTTCCTACCATTGTTCCATCTTTTTCGTCCCTGTCTCTCTCTTCTCTTTCTTTTACTGCCTTTTTCCTCTGGAACCATGCTGCCCATCCCTCTCTGCTTAAcatgttcctttcttgcttcttgcattgtctaCACATTACCCTTCGGTTATGTGTGGAGTTGGTCCACGCATGACCAACCATACTTGGTTTTGACCTTGTAGATGACtttcaaggttattttaaggtcaatttgttttttcttttttaatagacACCCTCTTACTTAACTTAAGCAATCGAaaaagcgggaaattttacgttcaaaaatCCACTCAGGGCATAGTTCACGTGTGACCTTGATAGTCCCTCATaggttatttaaatataaataaggttTCAGgcacaaccatttttttttaaaacacatttccGAAATTATGGGGAAACACTTACTAAGAATCGATTCAGCTAAAATCTGAATAGATTATTTTACACACTTATAGCTACCACTTTGGAATTCCTTTCTATACTTCATAGTGTCAACTTTACACAACTTTTACACAAAccttttgtaaaatttgaaaaaaacatttagcTTTTTGTAAGACTAATAGTTCGCTCTAGCTGTGTGTCCGAATActgaagtgaattttcaatggaatttgGAGTGAGAGTAGTGAggataaaaacaatgtttaaattagaatttttacatttcgtTGAAATTATTTGCATCCTATTGTATTCgaggaattataataatttgtttgctatttttttctattaaaaaaaaaaattttttgctctcttagttttcgagaaaacaggacGGCGCCAGTTTGCCGGAAACTCAGCGGCGGCCTCTGCAAAAACCATTCAAAAGTCAATAAGTTGAACAAAATGAATAGGTTAGATTGTTTTGCTATTTGTTTGCTTTGCAATAAGCTATGAATCGCTTATGTAAACTCAACCCTTGTTTACAAAACCTCcatctgtaattaaaaaaagtattgcaaaaatgactaggctagattttttgctatttcttGCTTTACAAtcagctatgaatcgcttttgttaaGTCGAcccttatttacaaaaactaccccccgtaatgaaaaaagtatttaaaagaagtATTAAACAAATTACTAAGCgagattttttgctttaaaatctgaTATTCAACACCCCTAATCGTTAAAAAATAACCCGCGTATTTGGTTCGGAATACAAAACTAaagactaaagtcaaaaattgtatacattaactgttgggaccTTTGCCATTCTGATTGTTGTGCTCTCCcattattctccaatgtcatatcaatcTCTTTCATAAAATTaactcttatataaaaaaacaatatcctacaatgaaaacacgtattgaaaaaagtcgatatctgcatagatggaacttacttataaaatagtaaaagggtacttttaagcgtaattatttctcacccctattctttacaaaaataaccgccgcaatgtacatgattttccagtctatgtgtgtatattcagaaaatataatttacttttatCGATGCACCTTTCAATGCCTTTAATTAACTTCCTGCGCGACAATTAGGTATATCAAGTTGCAACTCTACaaaagaaattcccaaatttgtTTGTATCAGAATTTACAGCTTTTTTGTTATCTTGGACGCAACAACAACTAATTCCGAAAAACCATcccactaaaaataaaactacctccaatttaaaaacttaaattcggAAATAACAAAAAACACAAGATTTTGGGGCTTATTTTGGCTTCCAAATGCACGCAAAAATCGAAGACctttcccatttaaaaaaaaaccacctCCTTGCGGAAAAGAAAATCTGCAGaacacaaaatgcaccagattttggcCTTATTTTTGGGCTCTCGAATGTACCAAATGAAAGATCAGAAAAACTACCGCTATATACAAAAATACCAACCCACAAGTAAAATTCTTAACCTCAATATTGACAATTTacaagagcccaaaaattagagacttcattgatactggaaaattccaaaaaatattaattttttacaatttcatatctat
It encodes:
- the LOC117171105 gene encoding uncharacterized protein LOC117171105, giving the protein MNTKHKFWEQIKKASQKAANVTTALSRLMANYRGPKSSKRRLLMSVTTSILLYGAEIWADAIKMKKYRKRMAEVQKLGALKVACSYRTVSEPAIFIIAGVIPFVLQPRERKYIYQKKAEIGKLEAKGQGRAYIMEQWSAGWREDSRDR